The following coding sequences lie in one Spirochaetia bacterium 38H-sp genomic window:
- the ftsL gene encoding cell division protein FtsL, translating to MRMFKYIATVSILILFSLLIFQSYKYQELEKKLLEIQQKQEELVEENKRLIAAIEVMSSPQRIEKIAKDGLGLEKVDRNKIITIEVK from the coding sequence ATGAGAATGTTTAAATATATTGCTACTGTTTCTATTCTTATTTTGTTCTCATTGCTTATTTTTCAATCCTATAAGTATCAGGAATTAGAAAAAAAGCTTCTAGAAATTCAGCAAAAACAAGAAGAACTTGTGGAAGAGAATAAACGCTTAATTGCTGCCATAGAGGTAATGAGTTCTCCGCAAAGGATAGAAAAGATAGCAAAGGACGGTCTTGGATTAGAAAAGGTGGATAGAAATAAGATTATAACAATTGAGGTTAAATAA
- the murF gene encoding UDP-N-acetylmuramoyl-tripeptide--D-alanyl-D-alanine ligase, protein MDIIKISKIVSGKLYNISGSKLTVEDVVINSREAAPGKLFVPLKGKNTDGHFYIEEAFSKGAPCSLVDESFFRMAGAAILRYAATNRASFIVVSDTLSALQSIAEFYMSHINAPLRIGVSGSNGKTTTKEMLASVIKQEIGAIAYTKGNLNSEIGLPLSVLRMPKKSKCLILEMGVDHPGEMDRLVKIVRPNLAVITGIGTAHLGAFGTRENIALEKKKIFSYFGSSSTGLIPEDEDMFDLLKEGCSGNISKYGFLSTKGLQAWKDDGLNGVSLVWEGLEIRIPVPGRHIVKNALGVIKMAKTIGLSNKNIAAGLSEYRPLFGRWQVVKGDITVILDCYNSNPDSLKASLSTFSDIKSNVRKKIVVIGDMLELGDGEDRFHQEIGEYVSSLDIDVFIFVGQRMRLAFEKMGDTNMCFHFDSAEEARKTLEDISSSGDVILCKGSRAMELERTVKNIVEGAVNA, encoded by the coding sequence ATGGATATAATAAAGATCTCAAAAATAGTATCAGGAAAATTGTATAATATATCAGGTTCAAAATTAACAGTAGAAGATGTTGTTATTAATTCCAGAGAAGCTGCTCCCGGTAAATTATTTGTCCCTCTAAAAGGTAAGAATACAGATGGTCATTTTTATATAGAAGAAGCATTTTCCAAAGGTGCTCCATGTTCTCTCGTAGATGAGTCGTTTTTTAGAATGGCTGGTGCGGCAATATTAAGATATGCTGCAACTAATAGAGCTTCTTTTATTGTTGTTTCTGATACCCTTTCTGCTTTGCAGAGTATAGCAGAATTCTATATGAGTCATATAAATGCTCCTCTTAGAATAGGTGTGTCTGGTAGTAATGGTAAAACAACAACAAAAGAAATGTTGGCCTCTGTAATAAAACAGGAAATAGGTGCTATTGCCTATACAAAAGGAAATCTGAATTCCGAGATAGGGCTTCCTTTGTCTGTATTGAGAATGCCAAAAAAGTCAAAATGCTTAATACTGGAAATGGGTGTTGATCATCCGGGAGAAATGGATAGGTTGGTCAAGATTGTTAGGCCTAATCTAGCAGTAATAACAGGTATAGGAACAGCGCATTTGGGAGCTTTTGGCACAAGAGAAAATATTGCGCTAGAGAAAAAGAAGATTTTCTCCTATTTTGGTAGTAGTTCCACTGGTCTTATTCCAGAAGATGAAGATATGTTTGATCTATTAAAAGAGGGATGTTCTGGAAATATTTCTAAATATGGCTTTTTATCTACAAAAGGATTGCAAGCGTGGAAAGATGATGGATTAAATGGCGTTTCTCTTGTCTGGGAGGGGCTTGAGATAAGGATACCTGTGCCGGGTAGACATATAGTAAAAAATGCTCTCGGTGTAATAAAAATGGCAAAAACAATTGGTCTTTCTAACAAAAATATCGCTGCGGGCCTTTCTGAGTATCGGCCTTTGTTTGGTCGCTGGCAGGTTGTAAAAGGTGATATAACAGTTATTCTTGATTGTTATAATTCCAATCCTGATTCTCTCAAGGCTTCTTTATCTACCTTTTCGGATATAAAAAGCAATGTAAGAAAAAAAATAGTTGTTATAGGTGATATGTTGGAATTAGGGGATGGGGAAGATAGATTTCATCAAGAGATAGGAGAGTATGTTTCTTCTCTTGATATTGATGTGTTTATTTTTGTGGGGCAGAGAATGCGTCTTGCTTTTGAGAAGATGGGAGATACTAATATGTGTTTTCATTTTGATTCTGCAGAAGAGGCTAGAAAAACTCTGGAAGATATTTCTTCTTCTGGTGATGTTATTCTATGTAAGGGGTCAAGAGCTATGGAACTTGAAAGGACTGTGAAGAATATTGTAGAAGGAGCTGTTAATGCTTAA
- the rsmH gene encoding 16S rRNA (cytosine(1402)-N(4))-methyltransferase RsmH, with product MKDVVHIPVMRTEVLSLLIGQNNSSGLVIDATLGAGGHSEALLEKYPDIRIVGIDADEGMLGLAKKRLKKYGNRIDFVHGWFDDVLTELSTQCSVSAILMDLGVSVFHYQSSGRGFSMFKDEPLDMRLFPGHGITAEEILMTKTEEELVSIFSDFGEVRFAKTIAKSIIKHRRNNNIRTAKELADIVFNSVPSRFRHGRIHPATQVFQSLRIAVNNELSRLDRALSLSMSLLHDYGRCAVISFHSLEDRIVKRFFKQNSNKDNDMYFNIITKKPLVPTEDEIKNNPPSRSAKLRVAELVLCKDGVKHENV from the coding sequence ATGAAAGACGTAGTACACATACCTGTTATGAGAACAGAAGTGCTTTCTCTTCTTATTGGTCAGAATAATTCTTCTGGTCTTGTTATTGATGCTACCTTGGGAGCCGGAGGCCATTCTGAGGCTTTATTGGAGAAATATCCGGATATAAGAATTGTAGGTATTGATGCTGATGAGGGCATGCTGGGATTAGCAAAAAAGCGATTGAAAAAATATGGAAATAGAATAGATTTTGTTCATGGGTGGTTTGATGATGTTCTTACAGAATTATCCACACAATGCAGTGTTTCTGCAATACTCATGGATTTAGGCGTATCAGTATTCCATTATCAGAGCTCTGGGAGGGGCTTTTCCATGTTTAAGGATGAGCCGCTTGATATGCGGCTCTTTCCTGGGCATGGTATTACAGCAGAAGAAATCCTTATGACAAAAACAGAAGAAGAATTGGTTAGCATTTTTTCGGATTTCGGAGAGGTGAGATTTGCCAAGACCATAGCAAAAAGTATCATAAAACACAGAAGAAACAATAATATAAGAACTGCAAAAGAACTGGCTGATATAGTTTTTAATAGTGTTCCTTCTCGATTTCGACATGGCAGAATCCATCCTGCAACGCAGGTTTTTCAATCTTTAAGAATAGCTGTAAACAATGAGCTTTCAAGACTAGACAGGGCTTTGTCTCTATCAATGTCTTTATTGCATGATTATGGACGATGCGCTGTTATTTCTTTTCATTCTCTTGAAGATAGAATTGTAAAGAGATTTTTTAAACAGAATTCAAATAAAGATAATGATATGTATTTTAATATTATAACAAAAAAACCTCTTGTCCCTACTGAGGATGAAATAAAAAATAATCCTCCTTCGAGGAGCGCTAAGTTAAGAGTTGCTGAGTTGGTATTATGTAAAGATGGGGTTAAACATGAGAATGTTTAA
- a CDS encoding 1,4-alpha-glucan branching protein domain-containing protein produces MNKGYLLLHLHAHLPFVRHPEYDRFLEELWLFEAISETYLPLLRMFARLDKDSVPFSISMTITPTLAAMLRDSLLQERYVKHLELLLELGEREKIRVRGNSELEKLVDMYINLFSQNLEDYERLYHRDLLSAFNKYRKKGYIEIVASAATHAYLPLFEIFPNNIKAQINIGINEHKENFTQQPQGFWLPECGYTPGLENILADGNIKYFFVASHAILFAEKRPQYGVFAPIVTPSGVFAFGRDPHSAKAVWSQKHGYPADVVYRDFYQDIGYQLDMDDISFFFPDGKSRVFTGYKYNAITGNTYNKDIYNPEAAEKKAKEHAHLFITQKREQIRQINKHMPFSPVITCPYDAELFGHWWFEGLAWLEEVIRLAAEDDVLEIASPSSYLSNNFEFQENLPSFSSWGTKGYSEVWLDGKNDWIYRYLHHAIEKMQDLALRFSDAEGLRARALNQAAREILLSQASDWPFIIRNGTMVPYAEKRIKEHLFYFYEIYASFSRGEIPTELITTREKKYPLFGNIDYRIFIGDNISTL; encoded by the coding sequence ATGAATAAAGGATATTTATTGTTACATCTTCATGCTCATCTTCCGTTTGTAAGGCATCCTGAGTACGATAGGTTTTTAGAGGAATTATGGCTGTTTGAGGCAATTTCGGAAACTTATCTTCCTCTACTTAGAATGTTTGCTAGGCTGGATAAGGATTCTGTACCTTTTTCTATTTCCATGACTATAACCCCTACTCTTGCGGCAATGCTCAGGGATTCTCTTCTTCAGGAAAGATATGTAAAGCATCTAGAACTTCTTCTAGAGCTGGGGGAAAGGGAGAAAATAAGAGTAAGAGGGAATTCTGAGCTTGAAAAGCTGGTTGATATGTATATCAATCTATTTTCACAAAATCTTGAGGATTATGAAAGATTATATCATAGAGATTTATTATCTGCTTTTAACAAATATAGGAAAAAAGGCTATATAGAAATAGTTGCAAGTGCCGCCACACATGCATATCTTCCTTTGTTTGAGATCTTTCCTAATAATATAAAAGCTCAAATAAATATTGGTATAAATGAGCATAAGGAAAATTTTACTCAACAGCCACAAGGTTTTTGGCTTCCTGAGTGTGGATATACACCTGGACTGGAAAATATTCTAGCAGATGGAAATATAAAATATTTTTTTGTAGCTTCACATGCCATACTATTTGCAGAAAAAAGACCACAATATGGGGTTTTTGCTCCGATTGTTACACCTTCTGGAGTTTTTGCATTTGGCAGGGATCCTCATTCTGCAAAAGCTGTCTGGTCCCAAAAACATGGCTATCCTGCTGATGTAGTATATCGTGATTTTTATCAGGATATAGGATATCAACTTGATATGGATGATATATCTTTCTTTTTCCCTGATGGCAAAAGTAGGGTTTTTACTGGTTACAAGTATAATGCGATAACAGGTAATACCTACAATAAAGATATCTATAATCCTGAGGCTGCGGAAAAAAAAGCAAAAGAACATGCACATCTTTTTATAACACAAAAAAGAGAGCAGATACGACAGATAAATAAACATATGCCTTTTTCTCCTGTTATAACCTGTCCTTATGATGCAGAATTATTTGGACACTGGTGGTTTGAGGGATTGGCATGGTTAGAAGAGGTTATAAGGCTTGCTGCAGAAGACGATGTGTTAGAAATAGCATCTCCATCTTCTTATCTTTCTAATAACTTTGAATTTCAGGAGAACCTTCCCTCTTTTTCAAGCTGGGGAACAAAAGGCTACTCCGAAGTATGGTTGGATGGCAAAAATGATTGGATATACAGATATCTCCATCATGCAATAGAAAAGATGCAAGATCTTGCTTTGCGATTTTCTGATGCCGAAGGATTGAGAGCTCGAGCACTTAATCAAGCAGCTAGAGAAATATTGTTATCGCAAGCTTCAGATTGGCCTTTCATCATTAGGAATGGGACTATGGTTCCCTATGCCGAAAAAAGAATAAAAGAACATCTATTCTACTTTTATGAGATTTACGCTTCTTTTAGCAGAGGCGAGATTCCTACAGAATTGATAACCACACGGGAGAAGAAATATCCTCTATTTGGTAATATAGATTATCGAATATTTATCGGTGATAATATAAGCACACTTTAG
- a CDS encoding class I SAM-dependent methyltransferase, whose product MTKTFSTRPSNEPKRHIDCYVCGSAERRMFWQIESASYVKCKKCGFVYQYPQPVPDALAGRYDDSYFEYEIENESNFFDLMLKGLNDIRFFDELESLIKVKRILDIGCATGKLLSFFKSRGWDAYGIEICHQSAEYARKNYGLEILETPVESVDIENEYFGFIHSSHVIEHVPSPVAFLSAIYRLLVPGGYAVIVTPNVEGFQALLLREKWRSAIPDHTFLFSKHTLLSILEKQGFEIVAWKTWGGIAKGIVPTFIKKPFDIMAKLLGFGDVMLFLIRKPTVDL is encoded by the coding sequence ATGACAAAAACTTTTTCTACTCGTCCTTCTAATGAGCCAAAAAGGCATATTGATTGTTATGTATGTGGTTCAGCCGAAAGGCGGATGTTTTGGCAAATAGAGTCCGCAAGCTATGTGAAATGTAAAAAATGCGGATTTGTATATCAGTATCCACAGCCTGTTCCAGATGCACTTGCAGGTAGATATGATGATTCCTATTTTGAGTACGAAATTGAGAATGAAAGCAATTTTTTTGATCTGATGTTAAAGGGCCTAAATGATATTCGGTTTTTTGATGAGTTGGAAAGTTTAATTAAGGTGAAGCGTATTTTGGATATAGGCTGTGCTACAGGGAAACTGCTCTCCTTTTTTAAGTCACGGGGATGGGACGCTTACGGTATAGAAATATGTCATCAGTCTGCAGAATATGCAAGAAAAAATTATGGTCTGGAAATATTAGAAACACCAGTTGAGAGTGTTGATATAGAAAATGAATATTTTGGATTTATTCATTCTTCTCATGTAATAGAACATGTGCCATCTCCGGTAGCCTTTTTGTCTGCAATTTATAGATTGCTTGTACCCGGAGGTTATGCTGTTATTGTTACTCCTAATGTTGAAGGTTTTCAGGCTTTGCTCCTACGTGAGAAGTGGAGGTCTGCTATTCCAGATCATACTTTTTTGTTTTCAAAGCATACTCTTCTTTCTATTTTGGAAAAACAAGGGTTTGAAATAGTTGCATGGAAAACATGGGGAGGCATTGCAAAAGGTATTGTTCCTACTTTCATTAAGAAACCTTTTGATATTATGGCAAAACTATTGGGTTTTGGAGATGTTATGCTATTCCTTATAAGAAAACCAACTGTTGATTTATAA
- a CDS encoding DUF4912 domain-containing protein has product MDRKALESLDSEILIDIAKKRKIKVRDDISRESLIEQILDDCNDRREELDDIENAPMRVEQRKYDVLIDEELYNNLEEKKLPDLKGESFFRLLIRDPVWAFCYWNVKDTILEELLSNEDFSGFFLKVYQYKKNDKDSSLDSYVIPVSTDDDSYYFSIVQGYSYQVSLVTQEMDKENVILTSNIIDVPSVQIKPKNDNDFNLDSDILISLSAIDTREEFLAIQSPFESSSSFSSVDFYITGD; this is encoded by the coding sequence ATGGATAGGAAAGCGTTAGAAAGCCTTGATTCCGAGATTTTGATTGATATTGCAAAAAAGAGGAAAATAAAAGTCAGAGATGATATCTCAAGAGAATCCTTGATAGAACAGATACTCGATGATTGTAATGATAGACGGGAAGAATTGGATGATATAGAAAATGCTCCGATGCGTGTGGAGCAGAGAAAATATGACGTATTGATAGATGAAGAACTCTACAATAATTTGGAAGAAAAGAAATTACCAGATTTAAAAGGAGAGTCGTTCTTTAGACTTCTTATCAGAGATCCTGTTTGGGCCTTTTGCTATTGGAATGTAAAGGATACTATTCTGGAGGAACTGTTATCAAATGAAGATTTTTCTGGGTTTTTCCTAAAGGTATATCAATATAAAAAAAATGATAAGGATTCCTCTCTTGACAGTTATGTGATTCCTGTCAGTACTGATGATGATTCCTATTATTTTAGCATTGTACAGGGATATTCTTATCAGGTATCGTTGGTAACTCAGGAAATGGATAAAGAAAATGTGATCCTTACCTCAAATATTATTGACGTGCCCTCCGTGCAGATAAAACCTAAGAATGATAATGACTTTAATCTTGATTCCGATATTCTTATTTCTTTATCTGCAATAGATACCAGAGAGGAGTTTCTTGCTATTCAGTCGCCTTTTGAATCCTCTTCGTCTTTTTCCTCAGTTGATTTTTATATTACAGGTGATTGA
- the mraZ gene encoding division/cell wall cluster transcriptional repressor MraZ: MVTGEFRNALDDKGRLLIPAKLRSSIAGESLVLTRGLDRCLWLFPPDEWNKISEKLLTTISPFQQKARLIQRRIVAPAQEIEIDKAGRITIPQAMREFAGFEKDILILGIQKYIELWDVSEYEKYWDEHEDEFNEAAEEIGDSLLF; the protein is encoded by the coding sequence ATGGTTACGGGGGAATTTAGGAATGCTCTTGATGATAAAGGCAGGCTCCTTATACCGGCAAAATTAAGGTCATCCATAGCAGGAGAAAGTCTTGTTCTTACCCGTGGCCTTGACAGATGCTTATGGTTGTTTCCACCTGATGAGTGGAATAAAATATCAGAAAAATTATTAACCACTATATCTCCTTTTCAACAAAAAGCGCGATTAATACAAAGACGAATTGTAGCACCTGCACAGGAAATAGAAATTGATAAGGCGGGAAGAATAACAATCCCTCAGGCTATGAGAGAGTTTGCAGGGTTTGAGAAAGATATTCTTATTCTTGGAATTCAGAAATATATAGAATTATGGGATGTTTCTGAATATGAAAAATATTGGGATGAGCATGAAGATGAATTTAATGAAGCAGCAGAGGAAATCGGCGACTCATTGCTTTTTTGA